Proteins from a genomic interval of Stenotrophomonas sp. WZN-1:
- the pdxA gene encoding 4-hydroxythreonine-4-phosphate dehydrogenase PdxA, whose protein sequence is MRPELALVPGEPAGIGPELCVRLVQQPREDCRLLAFADPDTLHAAAAALNLPLQLLPEDAEARVPGDLRLRAVRNAAPSHFGQADPANAGAVIGALLGAGQACLSGELHGVVTGPVHKAVINDGGIAYSGTTELLADQAGVKVVMMLANHVVRVALATTHLPLREVADAITAPGLELTLRTVHAALRREFGLAAPRIAVLGLNPHAGEDGHLGREELDLVIPLLQRLRAEGMDLVGPLPADTAFLPAKLAGFDTVLAMYHDQGLPVLKYSGFEQAVNLTLGLPYPRVAVDHGTALDLAGRGIADPSSLQAATTLCAQLARQRTLGA, encoded by the coding sequence ATGCGTCCCGAGCTCGCTCTGGTACCGGGCGAGCCCGCCGGGATCGGCCCGGAACTGTGTGTCCGCCTCGTCCAGCAGCCGCGTGAAGATTGCCGGCTGCTGGCCTTCGCCGACCCGGACACCCTGCACGCGGCCGCGGCCGCGCTGAACCTGCCCCTGCAACTGCTGCCCGAGGACGCCGAAGCCCGCGTCCCTGGCGATCTGCGCCTGCGGGCCGTCCGCAACGCTGCGCCCAGCCACTTCGGCCAGGCCGATCCGGCCAATGCCGGCGCGGTCATCGGTGCCCTGCTCGGTGCCGGCCAGGCCTGCCTGTCCGGCGAACTGCACGGCGTGGTGACCGGCCCGGTGCACAAGGCGGTCATCAACGACGGCGGCATCGCCTACAGCGGCACCACTGAACTGCTTGCCGACCAGGCCGGAGTGAAGGTGGTGATGATGCTGGCCAACCACGTCGTGCGTGTGGCCCTGGCCACCACCCACCTGCCGCTGCGCGAGGTGGCCGATGCGATCACCGCACCCGGCCTGGAGCTCACGCTGCGCACCGTGCATGCCGCACTGCGCCGTGAGTTCGGCCTGGCTGCGCCGCGCATCGCCGTGCTCGGCCTGAACCCGCACGCCGGCGAAGACGGCCACCTGGGCCGCGAAGAACTGGATCTGGTCATCCCGCTGCTGCAGCGCCTGCGCGCGGAGGGCATGGACCTGGTCGGGCCGCTGCCGGCCGACACTGCATTCCTACCGGCCAAGCTGGCCGGCTTCGACACCGTGCTGGCGATGTACCACGACCAGGGCCTGCCGGTACTGAAGTATTCCGGCTTCGAACAGGCGGTGAACCTGACCTTGGGCCTGCCCTACCCGCGCGTGGCGGTGGACCATGGCACCGCGCTGGACCTGGCTGGCCGCGGCATCGCCGATCCCTCCAGCCTGCAGGCGGCAACGACGCTGTGTGCGCAGCTTGCGCGGCAACGTACACTGGGCGCATGA